A window of Eubacteriaceae bacterium ES3 contains these coding sequences:
- the tuf gene encoding elongation factor Tu, whose product MAKSKFERTKPHVNIGTIGHVDHGKTTLTAAITTVLNKRYGTGESVAFENIDKAPEERERGITISTAHVEYETDARHYAHVDCPGHADYVKNMITGAAQMDGAILVVSAADGPMPQTREHILLSRQVGVPYIIVFLNKVDMVDDEELLELVEMEVRELLDEYEFPGDDTPIIMGSALRALEDPDGPWGDKIVELMKAVDEWIPEPERDTDKPFLMPVEDVFSITGRGTVATGRIERGVVKVGEEVEIVGIHEVKKTTVTGIEMFRKLLDEGRSGDNVGALLRGIDRTMIERGQVLAKPGSIKPHTHYMSEVYVLTKEEGGRHTPFFDGYRPQFYFRTTDVTGVIKLPEGVEMVMPGDNVQMEITLITPIAIEEGLRFAIREGGRTVGSGVVAKIIED is encoded by the coding sequence ATGGCAAAATCAAAATTTGAAAGAACCAAGCCCCATGTTAACATTGGAACAATCGGTCACGTAGACCACGGTAAAACAACATTAACAGCAGCAATCACAACCGTATTAAACAAACGATACGGCACAGGTGAATCAGTTGCTTTTGAAAACATTGATAAAGCACCTGAGGAAAGAGAACGAGGAATCACTATTTCAACAGCCCACGTTGAATATGAAACAGATGCCCGTCACTATGCCCATGTAGACTGCCCAGGCCATGCCGATTACGTAAAAAACATGATCACTGGTGCTGCTCAGATGGATGGAGCAATCCTGGTAGTAAGTGCAGCTGATGGTCCAATGCCTCAGACGCGTGAACATATCCTGTTAAGCCGTCAGGTAGGGGTTCCTTATATCATCGTATTCTTAAACAAAGTAGATATGGTAGATGACGAAGAACTGCTTGAACTGGTAGAAATGGAAGTTCGGGAACTGTTGGATGAATATGAATTCCCAGGCGATGATACACCAATCATCATGGGATCAGCCCTTCGTGCACTGGAAGATCCAGACGGACCATGGGGAGATAAAATCGTTGAGCTGATGAAAGCAGTAGACGAATGGATTCCAGAACCGGAACGAGATACAGACAAACCATTCCTGATGCCAGTAGAAGACGTGTTCTCAATCACTGGACGAGGAACAGTAGCAACCGGACGTATCGAACGTGGGGTTGTAAAAGTTGGTGAAGAAGTGGAAATCGTTGGTATTCACGAAGTGAAGAAAACAACAGTAACCGGAATCGAAATGTTTAGAAAATTACTGGACGAAGGACGATCGGGAGACAATGTTGGAGCCCTGCTTCGAGGTATTGACCGAACAATGATCGAACGTGGACAGGTACTGGCTAAACCAGGATCAATCAAACCACATACCCACTATATGTCAGAAGTATATGTACTGACAAAAGAAGAGGGTGGACGACATACACCATTCTTTGATGGTTACCGACCACAGTTCTACTTCAGAACAACTGACGTAACTGGTGTAATCAAATTACCAGAAGGCGTAGAAATGGTAATGCCAGGAGATAACGTTCAGATGGAAATCACCCTGATCACACCAATCGCTATCGAAGAAGGACTGCGATTCGCTATTCGTGAAGGTGGACGTACTGTTGGATCTGGAGTTGTTGCTAAAATTATCGAAGACTAA
- a CDS encoding NAD(P)/FAD-dependent oxidoreductase codes for MYDIIIIGAGAVGTSIARALSRYQLKVALIEKENDVSMGATKANSAIVHGGYAEAHSKVKGRLCYKGRQQFDKLNAELNFGFDKIGSLVLAFEDEQLDKLKDLYENGLKNGLTDLEILNHDQIMKLEPNVNPEVKHALYCKGAGVCCPFSYTIALAENAVANGVELFLNTEISSIKKDNDSFTLTDQNSQSYQSKFVINCAGVQSDLIEQMVGLSNFTITPRSGEYMLMVRGSGKIANTVLFQMPTKMGKGILVSPTYYGNLIIGPDAVNLNEGDKSTHTDRLLNIYKQARHTTDKINIKQFIRSFTGVRAVSSTDDFVIGKTEVEGFINCGGIQSPGLTSSPAIADMVLDLLDQEGCKFIKNPEFDPYRKPIIERKTFKSPHEIEPLVNLESGPERIICRCEQVEEATIIDSMNRGIPVTTVDGIKRRTRAGMGWCQSSFCRERVVAVMESVLGHPVDPGFDIEHSGINRVGKNEIVDYINSQSE; via the coding sequence ATGTACGATATTATCATTATTGGTGCAGGCGCAGTTGGAACCTCAATCGCCCGTGCCTTAAGCCGTTATCAATTGAAGGTAGCCTTAATCGAAAAAGAAAATGATGTTTCAATGGGTGCAACCAAAGCTAACTCAGCTATCGTTCATGGCGGCTATGCTGAAGCCCACTCAAAAGTCAAAGGTCGATTGTGTTATAAGGGTCGGCAACAATTTGATAAACTCAATGCAGAGCTCAATTTTGGATTTGACAAAATTGGTTCATTAGTACTGGCATTTGAAGATGAACAGCTTGATAAACTCAAAGACCTTTATGAAAACGGTCTGAAAAACGGTCTCACTGATTTGGAAATTTTAAATCATGACCAGATAATGAAACTCGAACCAAATGTAAACCCTGAGGTAAAACACGCTTTATACTGTAAGGGCGCTGGGGTCTGCTGTCCCTTCAGTTACACGATTGCTCTTGCTGAAAATGCTGTTGCCAATGGCGTCGAACTGTTTCTTAACACCGAAATATCGTCAATTAAGAAAGACAATGATAGTTTCACTTTAACTGATCAAAACAGTCAGAGTTATCAATCAAAATTTGTGATAAATTGTGCCGGCGTTCAGTCTGATTTGATTGAACAGATGGTTGGCCTCAGCAACTTTACCATCACTCCCCGTAGCGGCGAATATATGCTGATGGTTCGTGGATCCGGTAAAATTGCAAATACTGTACTTTTCCAGATGCCAACAAAAATGGGTAAAGGCATTCTTGTTTCACCAACCTATTACGGTAACCTGATTATCGGACCGGATGCAGTCAACCTTAATGAGGGTGATAAATCAACCCACACTGATCGACTACTAAACATCTATAAACAAGCTCGCCACACTACTGACAAAATAAATATTAAACAGTTTATTAGAAGTTTTACAGGGGTAAGAGCTGTCAGTTCCACAGATGATTTTGTGATTGGTAAAACAGAAGTTGAAGGCTTCATTAATTGTGGCGGCATTCAATCGCCCGGTCTAACTTCTTCTCCAGCTATTGCTGATATGGTCCTTGACTTACTGGATCAGGAAGGATGCAAGTTCATCAAAAATCCAGAATTCGATCCATATCGTAAACCAATTATTGAACGAAAAACATTTAAATCACCACACGAAATCGAACCTCTGGTAAACCTGGAATCGGGACCAGAAAGAATTATCTGCCGCTGCGAACAAGTCGAAGAAGCTACAATTATTGATTCTATGAATCGTGGTATCCCTGTTACAACAGTCGATGGAATCAAGCGCCGCACTAGAGCAGGAATGGGCTGGTGTCAGAGTAGTTTTTGTCGAGAACGGGTTGTTGCTGTAATGGAAAGTGTTCTTGGTCATCCTGTCGATCCCGGATTTGATATTGAACACAGCGGGATTAATAGAGTCGGGAAAAATGAAATCGTTGATTATATTAATTCGCAATCCGAATAA
- a CDS encoding asparaginase domain-containing protein, protein MQTKEKILLVLTGGTIGSAVSEHCIDVSENRGDDLISLFKEKSNLAVDFEVLRPFQILSENADPSHWLMLIKLLRDTNLTEYAGILIAHGSDTLPYTAAAISYGLDTPKIPIVLVAANYAIGEPGSNALTNFSSSVSFVINLKLPGVFTLYENSDQKINVHLGTRLQEADWIHDDFQSFGGALGVYNHNGLCCQPLKTNPSMPELYNPETQLVPLVESIKNQIFALRAYPGLDYSCIDLKAKPFRAVLHSLYHCGSGNVTGTNGLSLVEFIRNNPQLDHYMISYKDVRGNLYVSSRTLIDAGAIPLENISFEASLAKLFLAYNQFEMSPLQYMKKEFFHEFVRERKETGYIF, encoded by the coding sequence ATGCAAACTAAAGAAAAAATTCTACTTGTTTTAACTGGCGGTACTATCGGCAGTGCTGTTTCTGAGCATTGTATAGATGTGAGTGAAAATAGAGGCGACGATTTAATATCTCTTTTTAAAGAAAAAAGTAATCTTGCGGTTGATTTTGAAGTCCTTCGTCCTTTTCAGATTCTAAGCGAAAATGCGGATCCCTCTCACTGGCTAATGCTAATTAAGCTACTACGCGATACTAATTTAACCGAATATGCGGGAATTCTTATCGCTCATGGCTCTGATACCCTTCCTTATACTGCGGCAGCAATAAGCTACGGTCTCGACACTCCTAAGATCCCAATCGTTCTAGTAGCAGCTAACTACGCCATTGGCGAGCCCGGCAGCAATGCGTTAACTAATTTTTCTTCCAGTGTTTCCTTTGTAATAAACCTGAAACTTCCTGGTGTATTTACACTTTATGAAAACAGCGATCAAAAAATAAACGTCCATCTTGGAACACGCTTGCAAGAAGCCGACTGGATCCACGATGATTTTCAAAGTTTTGGCGGTGCTTTAGGTGTATACAATCATAATGGTTTATGTTGCCAACCTCTCAAAACCAACCCTTCAATGCCAGAATTATACAACCCAGAAACGCAGCTGGTTCCTCTGGTCGAATCCATCAAAAATCAGATTTTTGCATTACGTGCCTATCCAGGCCTTGATTATTCCTGTATCGACCTTAAGGCAAAACCATTTCGGGCTGTACTCCATTCATTATATCATTGCGGAAGCGGAAACGTAACAGGAACTAACGGGCTGTCACTAGTAGAATTCATTCGAAACAACCCTCAACTTGACCACTATATGATTTCATACAAAGATGTACGAGGTAACCTTTATGTCTCCAGCCGCACGCTAATTGATGCAGGGGCCATTCCTTTGGAGAATATCTCCTTTGAAGCAAGTCTTGCCAAACTTTTCTTAGCCTACAATCAATTTGAAATGTCACCCCTGCAATATATGAAAAAAGAATTTTTTCATGAATTTGTGAGGGAGCGTAAAGAAACCGGGTATATATTTTAG
- a CDS encoding ASKHA domain-containing protein, giving the protein MSHSIEVLFPLLRKKILCDPDITVAEACSQAGYPRNLVCGGKGTCKKCLVSVKENGIMTEVLSCQYHISDGMEVFISQEAVQSQILETGNQEDFSFDPQLKVYTVAYDQIKTSLGSYDLETIKKITAANLKFKKIALQQQAVSTFHQKNVKYLHLVTFNEEIIDLVPSDNSINAYGIAFDIGTTSVVGYLYDLTNEVLINQHSTLNQQISFGGDVISRIDYASKSQENLNKIQKSVHSTINEIISNLCSKSAISPEQIYHCVFCGNSTMAQLFLGINPNYLGISPFTAVSKDGVMLEGASTHFPMHPNGKVEFLPLLGGFVGADTTSVLLSLPKDDKPRLMIDLGTNGEIAVGNHQRFYCASTACGPALEGAGIHMGMRGTHGAIEKISFDGSKIHCKVIGDAAPEGFCGSGIIDAIAFLYREKLIYAKGNFIKDNDLDAHPLKERFGIDENNQRYFKIVTAEENPSGKEMIITQKDIRQVQLAKAAIYTGCSLLIKEFGINGCDLEEVVLAGAFGNYIDIQNAQFIGLLPEVEGVPIRSIGNGAGTGVQLYLLSHDEASFCQNIPPVTTHIELATNQDFTNTYMMNTTLGQNDPL; this is encoded by the coding sequence ATGTCTCACTCGATTGAAGTTTTATTCCCTCTGCTGCGAAAAAAAATTCTCTGTGATCCTGACATTACAGTTGCCGAAGCCTGTTCGCAGGCCGGCTACCCAAGAAATCTTGTTTGCGGTGGAAAAGGAACCTGTAAAAAGTGTCTTGTGTCAGTCAAAGAGAACGGCATCATGACAGAAGTACTAAGCTGTCAATATCATATTTCTGACGGAATGGAAGTATTTATCTCTCAGGAAGCAGTCCAATCACAAATTCTGGAAACTGGTAATCAGGAAGATTTTTCTTTCGACCCTCAGTTGAAGGTTTATACTGTTGCCTATGATCAGATAAAAACCAGTTTGGGTTCTTACGACTTGGAAACAATCAAAAAAATTACCGCTGCTAATCTGAAGTTTAAAAAGATTGCTCTGCAACAACAGGCCGTCTCAACCTTTCATCAAAAAAATGTAAAATATTTGCACTTGGTAACTTTTAATGAAGAAATCATTGATCTTGTCCCCTCAGATAATAGTATTAACGCCTATGGAATTGCGTTCGATATCGGAACAACTTCTGTTGTAGGCTATCTTTATGATTTGACTAACGAAGTACTTATCAATCAGCATTCTACCTTAAATCAGCAAATTTCTTTTGGCGGTGATGTTATTTCACGTATTGATTACGCATCCAAGTCTCAAGAAAATTTGAACAAAATTCAAAAGTCAGTTCATTCAACAATTAATGAAATTATATCAAATCTTTGTTCAAAAAGTGCTATTTCACCTGAGCAGATTTATCACTGTGTTTTCTGCGGTAATTCTACAATGGCTCAGCTTTTCCTCGGTATAAATCCGAATTACCTTGGTATTTCGCCATTTACTGCGGTTTCTAAGGATGGTGTAATGCTTGAAGGTGCATCAACCCACTTCCCAATGCATCCTAACGGAAAAGTCGAATTTTTACCATTACTCGGTGGGTTTGTCGGTGCTGATACCACCTCCGTGCTTTTAAGTCTGCCGAAAGACGATAAACCTCGCTTAATGATTGATCTTGGCACAAATGGTGAAATTGCCGTTGGTAATCATCAACGTTTTTACTGTGCTTCTACCGCCTGCGGGCCTGCTTTGGAAGGGGCTGGAATTCATATGGGGATGCGCGGAACCCATGGAGCTATTGAAAAAATCAGCTTTGATGGCTCGAAAATCCACTGCAAGGTCATCGGCGATGCCGCTCCTGAAGGTTTTTGCGGTTCTGGAATTATCGATGCTATTGCCTTTTTATACCGTGAAAAACTCATTTATGCTAAAGGAAATTTTATAAAGGATAATGATCTGGATGCCCACCCTTTAAAAGAACGCTTCGGTATCGATGAAAATAACCAACGTTACTTTAAAATTGTAACTGCCGAAGAAAACCCCAGCGGCAAAGAAATGATTATTACACAAAAAGATATCAGACAGGTTCAACTTGCTAAAGCAGCCATTTATACCGGATGCAGCCTTTTAATTAAAGAGTTCGGAATAAATGGCTGCGATTTAGAAGAAGTTGTGCTGGCAGGAGCTTTTGGTAATTATATTGATATCCAAAATGCTCAATTTATCGGACTCCTTCCTGAAGTTGAAGGTGTGCCTATCCGTTCCATTGGTAATGGTGCAGGAACAGGTGTTCAGCTCTATCTGCTTTCACACGATGAAGCAAGTTTTTGCCAAAACATTCCTCCAGTTACAACTCATATTGAACTGGCTACCAACCAGGACTTTACAAATACTTATATGATGAATACAACACTTGGTCAAAACGACCCGCTATAA
- a CDS encoding formate--tetrahydrofolate ligase: MGFKSDIEIAQEATPQDIREIAKKLNLTEDDLDLYGKYKAKVDYNLLKKETGKKARLILTTAINPTPAGEGKTTTTIGVADGLSKLGKNTLVALREPSLGPVFGVKGGAAGGGYAQVVPMEDINLHFTGDFHAIGAANNLLAAMLDNHIKQGNELKIDPKKITWRRCVDMNDRQLRNIVDGLGGSGDGVVREDGFDITVASEVMAAFCLSSDISDLKERLGKIIVGYSVTGEPVTAAQLKANGAMAALLKDALKPNLVQTLEGTPAFIHGGPFANIAHGCNSVIATRMAMHFADYVVTEGGFGADLGAEKFLDIKCRMAGLKPDAVIIVATVRALKYNGGVAKADLNEENLEALKKGLPNLLKHVENITQVFKLPAVVAINEFPLDTPAELDLVKTECQKLGVNVAISQVWAKGGEGGTELAKEVIKLIEESEGTFEFCYELDMTIKEKIEAIATRIYGADGVDFTPAAAKEMERLTSLGLDKVPICMAKTQYSLTDDQTKLGRPTGFRITVRQLTISAGAGFIVALTGEIMKMPGLPKVPAAERIDVDENGVIAGLF; this comes from the coding sequence ATGGGTTTTAAATCGGACATTGAAATTGCGCAGGAAGCGACACCTCAAGATATCAGGGAGATTGCAAAAAAACTGAATCTGACGGAAGATGACTTGGATCTATACGGCAAGTATAAGGCTAAAGTCGATTATAATCTTTTAAAAAAAGAAACAGGTAAAAAGGCCAGACTTATTTTGACAACGGCGATTAACCCGACACCTGCAGGTGAAGGAAAAACTACTACTACCATTGGGGTGGCAGACGGATTATCTAAGCTGGGGAAAAATACTCTGGTTGCTCTTCGTGAACCCTCGCTGGGTCCGGTGTTTGGTGTTAAGGGGGGAGCCGCTGGTGGCGGTTATGCACAGGTAGTGCCAATGGAAGACATAAACCTGCATTTCACCGGAGATTTTCATGCAATTGGAGCAGCAAACAATCTGCTGGCTGCGATGCTTGACAACCATATTAAACAGGGCAACGAGTTAAAAATTGATCCCAAGAAAATTACCTGGAGACGATGCGTCGATATGAATGACAGACAGTTGCGAAATATCGTCGATGGTCTGGGCGGTTCAGGAGATGGTGTGGTGCGTGAGGATGGATTTGACATTACAGTTGCTTCTGAAGTTATGGCTGCTTTCTGTTTATCAAGCGATATTTCTGACCTGAAAGAACGTCTTGGCAAGATTATTGTCGGCTACAGTGTAACAGGTGAACCTGTTACAGCAGCTCAATTAAAAGCTAATGGGGCAATGGCAGCGCTGCTAAAAGATGCGCTTAAACCAAACCTGGTACAGACACTGGAAGGAACACCAGCCTTTATTCATGGGGGACCTTTTGCCAATATTGCACATGGCTGTAACTCAGTAATTGCGACTCGTATGGCTATGCATTTTGCAGACTATGTGGTAACAGAAGGTGGTTTTGGTGCTGACTTGGGTGCTGAAAAATTCCTGGATATTAAATGTCGGATGGCTGGTTTAAAACCAGACGCTGTAATCATCGTAGCAACAGTTCGGGCTCTTAAGTATAATGGTGGTGTAGCCAAAGCTGATTTAAATGAAGAAAACCTGGAAGCTCTGAAAAAAGGGTTGCCAAACCTCTTAAAACATGTTGAAAATATTACGCAGGTATTTAAATTACCGGCAGTAGTTGCCATCAATGAATTCCCATTGGATACTCCGGCAGAACTGGATCTGGTAAAAACTGAATGTCAGAAACTGGGCGTTAATGTTGCTATTTCACAGGTCTGGGCAAAAGGCGGTGAAGGTGGAACAGAATTAGCTAAAGAAGTCATTAAGCTGATTGAAGAAAGCGAAGGAACTTTTGAATTCTGCTATGAGTTGGATATGACTATTAAAGAAAAAATAGAGGCTATTGCAACTCGAATCTATGGAGCAGATGGCGTTGATTTTACCCCAGCAGCAGCAAAAGAAATGGAACGACTGACTAGCCTGGGACTTGACAAAGTGCCGATCTGTATGGCTAAAACTCAGTATTCGCTGACTGATGATCAGACTAAGCTGGGACGACCAACCGGATTCAGAATTACCGTTCGCCAGTTGACAATTTCTGCTGGTGCAGGATTTATTGTTGCCTTAACTGGAGAAATTATGAAAATGCCTGGTCTTCCAAAAGTGCCAGCAGCAGAGCGGATTGATGTTGATGAAAATGGCGTAATTGCCGGTCTATTCTAA
- a CDS encoding formate/nitrite transporter family protein — protein sequence MSNFLTPKEIAESFKNVGKKKANLSVAKMLILGICAGMFIGFGSYGCTVANAGVATGFEAIMAKFLGASVFPVGLMFVVFFGAELFTGNNLMTISLLTKEISMGQMLKNWGIVYIGNFIGSVFLAWLFLQSGLYGEAMVAKAIGIAEAKVAIPFGAAVIRGIYCNIFVVLAVWMQAGAKDIVGKIFAIWFPIMLFVLSGFEHCVANMFFIPMGYFVGADISWGQIVLNNLIPVTIGNIIGGGILVPFVAYFACLKK from the coding sequence ATGAGTAATTTTTTAACACCAAAAGAAATCGCGGAAAGCTTTAAAAATGTAGGGAAAAAAAAAGCTAACCTGTCAGTTGCGAAAATGTTGATTCTTGGTATATGTGCAGGTATGTTTATTGGTTTTGGGTCGTATGGATGTACCGTGGCTAATGCTGGGGTTGCTACCGGTTTCGAGGCGATAATGGCCAAATTTTTAGGTGCCAGCGTTTTCCCGGTAGGTTTGATGTTTGTCGTTTTCTTTGGTGCAGAGCTTTTTACAGGCAATAATTTAATGACTATTTCACTTCTGACAAAAGAAATTTCAATGGGGCAGATGTTAAAAAACTGGGGTATTGTTTATATTGGCAATTTTATTGGTTCGGTGTTTTTAGCTTGGCTGTTTCTTCAATCAGGTTTATATGGTGAAGCAATGGTGGCTAAAGCCATTGGTATTGCAGAAGCTAAAGTAGCGATTCCCTTTGGGGCAGCTGTAATTAGGGGGATATATTGTAATATCTTTGTGGTTCTAGCTGTATGGATGCAGGCTGGCGCAAAAGACATTGTTGGTAAAATATTTGCTATCTGGTTCCCGATTATGTTGTTTGTACTTTCCGGTTTTGAGCATTGCGTTGCTAATATGTTCTTTATTCCAATGGGATATTTTGTCGGTGCAGATATTAGCTGGGGACAGATTGTTTTAAATAACCTGATTCCAGTTACGATTGGAAATATTATTGGTGGAGGAATACTAGTTCCTTTTGTAGCATACTTTGCTTGTTTAAAAAAATAG
- a CDS encoding formate--tetrahydrofolate ligase, protein MGFKSDIEIAQEATPQDIREIAKKLNLTEDDLDLYGKYKAKVDYNLLKQETGKDAKLVLVTAINPTPAGEGKTTTTIGVSDALSRLGKNTMVALREPSLGPVFGVKGGAAGGGYAQVVPMEDINLHFTGDFHAIGAANNLLAAMLDNHIKQGNELKIDLKKITWRRCVDMNDRQLRNVIDGLGTSGDGVVRQDGFDITVASEVMAAFCLSNDITDLKERLGRIIVAYTIDGEPVTAAQLKANGAMAALLKDALKPNLVQTLEGTPAFIHGGPFANIAHGCNSLIATKMAMHFADYVVTEAGFGADLGAEKFLDIKCRMAGLKPDAVIIVATVRALKYNGGVAKADLNNENLDALKNGLPNLLKHVENITQVFKLPAVVAINEFPFDTQAELELVKSECQKLGVNVAISQVWAKGGEGGEALASEVIRLVEGNDGSFEYSYDLDMSIQEKIEAIATRIYGADGVDFAPAAAKEMERLTSLGFDNVPICMAKTQYSLTDDQKKLGRPTGFRVTVRELNISAGAGFIVALTGEIMKMPGLPKVPAAEKIDVSENGLISGLF, encoded by the coding sequence ATGGGTTTTAAATCAGATATTGAGATTGCACAGGAAGCTACACCGCAGGACATTCGTGAGATTGCAAAAAAATTAAACTTAACAGAAGATGACCTGGACTTATACGGAAAATACAAAGCTAAAGTTGATTACAATCTACTGAAACAAGAAACGGGCAAGGATGCTAAACTGGTTCTTGTGACTGCGATTAATCCTACCCCGGCTGGAGAAGGTAAAACCACAACGACAATTGGTGTTTCAGATGCTTTATCACGTCTGGGTAAAAATACTATGGTTGCTTTACGTGAGCCATCTTTGGGACCAGTATTTGGTGTTAAAGGAGGAGCTGCCGGCGGTGGTTATGCACAGGTAGTTCCGATGGAAGATATTAACCTTCATTTTACCGGAGATTTCCACGCTATTGGTGCGGCTAACAATTTATTGGCTGCAATGCTTGATAACCATATCAAACAGGGGAATGAATTAAAGATTGATTTGAAAAAGATTACATGGAGACGTTGTGTTGATATGAATGACCGTCAGCTACGTAATGTAATCGATGGTCTGGGAACATCAGGTGATGGTGTTGTTAGACAGGATGGTTTTGATATTACGGTTGCATCTGAAGTTATGGCAGCTTTCTGCTTATCTAATGATATTACAGATTTAAAAGAACGTTTAGGTCGAATCATCGTTGCTTACACAATCGATGGAGAACCTGTTACTGCAGCGCAGTTAAAAGCTAATGGAGCAATGGCAGCATTATTAAAAGATGCCCTGAAACCAAATCTGGTTCAGACATTAGAAGGCACACCAGCATTTATTCATGGTGGCCCCTTTGCCAATATCGCCCATGGCTGTAACTCTCTGATTGCGACTAAAATGGCAATGCATTTTGCAGATTATGTAGTTACTGAAGCTGGATTTGGTGCAGACCTTGGCGCTGAAAAATTCCTTGATATTAAATGTCGAATGGCTGGTTTAAAACCAGACGCAGTTATTATTGTTGCAACAGTTCGAGCCCTTAAATATAATGGTGGCGTAGCCAAAGCAGATTTAAATAACGAAAATCTGGATGCATTGAAAAACGGACTTCCAAATCTGTTAAAACATGTTGAAAATATTACACAGGTCTTTAAATTACCGGCTGTGGTTGCTATTAATGAATTCCCGTTCGATACACAAGCTGAGCTGGAGCTGGTTAAAAGTGAATGCCAGAAACTTGGTGTTAATGTTGCTATTTCTCAGGTCTGGGCAAAAGGTGGCGAAGGTGGAGAAGCGCTTGCCAGCGAAGTTATACGTTTAGTTGAAGGTAATGACGGCAGCTTCGAATATAGCTATGATTTAGATATGTCTATTCAGGAAAAAATTGAAGCCATTGCGACTCGCATTTATGGAGCAGATGGTGTTGATTTTGCACCTGCAGCAGCTAAAGAAATGGAACGACTGACAAGTCTTGGCTTTGATAATGTGCCGATCTGTATGGCTAAAACTCAATATTCATTAACTGATGACCAGAAAAAACTGGGTAGACCAACAGGGTTTAGAGTAACTGTTAGAGAATTAAATATTTCAGCAGGAGCCGGATTTATCGTAGCATTGACTGGCGAAATTATGAAAATGCCTGGACTGCCTAAAGTTCCAGCAGCTGAAAAAATTGATGTAAGTGAAAATGGTCTAATTTCCGGATTATTCTAA
- a CDS encoding cyclodeaminase/cyclohydrolase family protein, with translation MEFDTTVNVEIIAEKKCTEFVEALYSKAAVPGGGGAAALVGAVGTALAGMVGNLTTGKKKYAEFEDDIQRILKDAQVLQDRLMAMIDEDAKNFLPLSKAYGLPKETEEEKAYKEKTLEECTKVACSIPLEIVEVCYKAVLLQEELVGKGSKLAISDVACGVQCLRAAMISGWVNVLINIKTIKDQDYVDDVNNRIKPMMEKGVEICDRVYTEVEKQLL, from the coding sequence ATGGAATTCGATACTACAGTAAATGTAGAAATAATTGCGGAAAAAAAATGTACGGAATTTGTGGAAGCTTTATACAGTAAAGCTGCTGTTCCCGGCGGTGGTGGGGCTGCAGCTTTAGTTGGAGCAGTAGGCACGGCACTGGCAGGTATGGTTGGAAATCTGACTACTGGCAAGAAAAAATATGCTGAGTTTGAAGATGATATTCAGCGTATTTTAAAAGATGCTCAGGTGCTTCAGGATCGTCTGATGGCGATGATAGATGAAGATGCAAAGAATTTTTTACCTTTATCAAAAGCTTATGGACTGCCTAAGGAAACTGAAGAAGAAAAAGCTTACAAGGAAAAAACGCTGGAAGAATGCACGAAAGTGGCATGCAGTATTCCACTGGAAATTGTTGAAGTATGTTATAAAGCAGTTCTATTACAAGAAGAACTGGTTGGCAAAGGATCAAAACTGGCGATTAGTGATGTGGCCTGCGGTGTACAATGCTTACGGGCGGCAATGATTAGTGGTTGGGTGAATGTGCTGATTAACATCAAAACAATTAAAGATCAGGATTATGTTGATGATGTGAATAATAGAATCAAACCGATGATGGAAAAAGGTGTCGAAATTTGTGACCGTGTTTATACAGAAGTTGAAAAACAACTGCTTTAA